In Ctenopharyngodon idella isolate HZGC_01 chromosome 20, HZGC01, whole genome shotgun sequence, the following proteins share a genomic window:
- the si:dkey-63b1.1 gene encoding B2 bradykinin receptor produces the protein MELNSSNVLCNETDAWIWLSSLQPPFLALISILGVVGNSLVLCVFCLQRKPCSVADVYLGNLAAADLIMVLCLPFWAVTIARNYQWNFGQLLCKVINTAISMNYYCSVLFLVLVSVDRYLALAKPLTSSRLRCPKWAKRICVVIWAVGFTLSLPAMIFRGVKFVPVIEVEACYLLYPHPAWVLQRNITMNLIGFLVPLPIISLCTFHIVKALKNRGVVILPRVQTERKAAHLVLTVLAVFLLCWTPFQLLRFLNTLDYFNLLPGCLWENMLQIGNELSTYLGYSNSSINPFLYVIVGSQFRKRARGVFWSLLHPRRKSNSSVLTNVTVISKCGDSPKDNKITPLTVSCIVCKSL, from the coding sequence ATGGAACTAAATTCATCGAATGTCCTCTGCAATGAAACAGACGCCTGGATATGGCTGTCTTCTCTCCAGCCTCCATTTCTGGCTCTTATCAGCATCCTGGGAGTGGTGGGCAACAGTCTGGTCCTCTGCGTGTTCTGTCTCCAGAGGAAGCCGTGCAGCGTAGCTGATGTGTATCTGGGCAACCTGGCAGCTGCAGACCTCATTATGGTCCTCTGTTTGCCCTTCTGGGCGGTCACTATTGCCCGAAACTATCAGTGGAACTTTGGTCAACTGCTCTGCAAGGTGATCAACACCGCCATCTCGATGAACTACTACTGCAGCGTACTCTTCCTAGTGCTAGTCAGTGTGGACCGCTACCTCGCTCTGGCCAAACCCCTGACTTCCAGTAGGCTGAGATGCCCCAAATGGGCCAAGCGTATCTGTGTGGTGATTTGGGCGGTTGGATTCACCCTCAGCCTCCCAGCAATGATCTTCCGAGGAGTAAAATTCGTTCCAGTCATAGAGGTGGAAGCCTGCTACCTTTTGTACCCTCATCCGGCCTGGGTGCTCCAACGGAACATTACGATGAACTTGATTGGATTCCTGGTTCCCCTGCCGATCATTTCGCTTTGCACCTTTCACATTGTCAAAGCACTTAAAAATCGTGGTGTCGTGATTTTACCGAGGgtgcagacggagaggaaggcTGCTCATCTGGTTCTGACGGTCCTCGCGGTGTTTCTCCTGTGCTGGACACCCTTCCAGCTACTGCGGTTTCTAAACACTCTTGACTACTTTAATCTCCTTCCTGGGTGCCTCTGGGAGAACATGTTACAAATAGGCAATGAGCTGTCTACTTATTTAGGGTATAGCAATAGCTCAATTAACCCTTTCTTGTATGTTATCGTAGGGAGTCAATTCCGAAAGAGAGCTCGAGGAGTTTTTTGGAGTCTTTTGCATCCTAGACGGAAGAGCAACTCCTCTGTGCTCACAAACGTTACTGTTATTAGCAAGTGCGGTGACAGTCCCAAAGACAACAAAATAACACCGCTGACTGTGAGCTGTATAGTGTGTAAATCATTATGA